In a single window of the Stigmatopora nigra isolate UIUO_SnigA chromosome 7, RoL_Snig_1.1, whole genome shotgun sequence genome:
- the kmt2bb gene encoding histone-lysine N-methyltransferase 2B isoform X1: protein MMAAAGCGSATAAAGGGQGGTATARGRFPGRPWSSRSRLRSEKRWQLGRSGSEADDVTYGGPRPANLVVSLNEDQSHLRLLGIEASHKTLGQAGYSSSGSEEGDDFQGFEALRKRSKGVPGSRKNPSKGNGNTKSKRQKEKAVPVTPVENVDVCSPDPVKEEPLVVENPTVSSKSEPAKGSRKRSKVKNIVDPELTKEVALSPAPRITIKLVAKKKIKRVKDPREKSIKKMKLKGIMAKPQEENIQDENIATAHVKLKAKPPEEVGDNKEAVSLPERRRGRSASKETVSPGISVSQVMAADQKLQGGKSTSKAETLKETVEVKTKTQSKRNQAVRRSNRVTNMLPQPVMEIAAETVNPVKSENIVIKPKVSRKAKTNVSMKRGGRQSKRLNKDATVQNNQSPPFTESELLTGQPSHRLPLSEERRVPSLKFTKMRNPKYDAQSSGKSTRKKKRKKFIWTLSLVKIVCQNQPAENAVKLPDSVEEISEVGLSTVNDTVVDKSLMEMEQSLKLDNTAPQENIIKGIEEKDCHYKADGAFEKMSTLQVEVRHDGKESSSQEVVQLDCGKVVPPFQIKKLSSPGKHKKSKTSFLVHQVSPVPEKKDDATKELVKVQEDKDKAPSPESDPLPTRTLRKRTLSVDSTQKLPVARKSVATPRKRRLRTRPQDENLPEVVVEAPDQVPSEESKSQIPCENSPLETNINSLPESSIISEPLPGDSEQITDAPQAVPVETSPQKEKEDKPQINKAKPLRVPSKPKRRNNNSFGKKRSAKKRKAVVAKASTVITDLVNVQSETAQIQQKEDHSLIIESSQPKEKESLEPEGNQVTVSTEVEPKHTPVKEETDIQLIDCQPPLALETQPSDPNTCLHKKPHKKGKKRRKILIGQRQKHRNRNTDGKFAPFDESEDMTTIEENISIPSEINTSASGRKLVGVQKKYKKRPSIQLDSKGPQPESILSTLIEIGINKDGSDLKEEETDSFGDGTQADAVDVPSGKTKFAKNIKHFIMPVVSARSSRVIKTPQRFMDDVGMSMLPRRNSPKKGLQLGLQIRTGKRRDDGTGQPLSPSLPVDDEEIAQLDLDLFSSDDLDDTDDITDGLFSEAKGVKMEQRSSLLKDSTLKWDLPAELTEEIFAMDKTPENQSEDIFLPPPVDKPREVFSSGLLDHQKKTSPIKFNKQAAHFKIYQRLNRLHKGLPQSKSVTDMESSKSLQSPVDLAEGLDDEAMSISLRQRDTDLVKEKSKLKIEDLGTPGVVRKVCIKATKSRLLADRDSEKPEPATKDSVEVPSAKLDAMKESVISKDDHPVSVGKGPSQRARLTGANKRMFNLLRKAKVQLMKIDQQKQMKSSGLLSGPTGVRSRNLTSQRQRRKQRMHPETDVSIKTEPPQGQPQLISPLCQEFRQAGGPRIKHVCRAASVVLGQPRALVPDDIPRLSALPLHERTGISPSAVIKDVADGSLSESDGPDFSDSKVTKVKRTSGFVKRKGLGPFGYRSRRCGVCKGCNHEEDCGSCINCLDKPKFGGPNTKRQCCVYKRCDQIEERKARRLSGRTAPKGPKRGRSSFSGGHSSNDEGLEGVADSPSGLQADSNSPSLRKQPKRVVKPRVYFDLVDYESDLDEKDLNSASPARRRGNGSRLCTDFVSLDGFLGDLSDDEIRHRKSSSHRVPSVRRKPEKGSALFEETPPSVLAAIANGFEQREVESSKPNHKIRVDFKEDCTLENVWNMGGLSILTSSPNMPPHVCLLCASKGQHEMLHCQVCCEPFHWFCLEEAERPSVENKENWCCRHCKFCHVCGRKNKQSKPLLECERCQNSYHASCLGPNYPKQNKKRKAWVCMTCIRCKSCGVTPGKSWDIDWNHDEGLCPDCSNLFEQGNYCPICFKCYEDTDYDSQMMQCGTCNHWVHAKCEDLTDELYEILSSLPESVVYSCRPCSVTQPSAWRELLYIELRSGIEKVLACLLSSTLTQHLVTCSHCEKMAGPDSGVEGRPACDLRAVGKKFDKGVYTTLKMFHEDVVQVIRKRLEQEQHLPEEQRPTALARSYYLKLLEEVFNWFNSQDPKVWNSCTKTLPMGMLSHAVHPPTTEHVYAQWQEREELLSRTSLERLHDDDSQSLDERKDEVAPPMSAEHMTWKHFKSSSAFRHKLKGKRGRFSKADLDTGWSKDDERQCSLCQKFGDRKPNDAGRLLYLGQNEWAHVNCSLWSAEVFQEDNGALLHVHSAVTRGRLMRCERCNQTGATVGCCLTSCQSNYHFMCARSRHCVFQDDKKVYCHKHKHLISGKVITGQDFEVNRRVYVDFEGISLRRKFLTGLEPELINVMIGSLQIDRLGVLSELSTNKGKLFPVGFQCSRWYWSTLNPLQKCKYTCTVREVQPLIPEKPIEEMPDQGDNHTIEHNPCPLPESETRETDAYQLQPQTEETFVQSTKAEHGVKPKIPTYPQTRRPAGGLSRPLPSPGANPIKPHHILTVSDLEETRRARRHNPHTQTTGLRSSVPPPLGPSTGPITLRGKSSLPASPLFSNATSDILISSSPVRPIGGRSTSSLRCPGNAKTHCASSFFPQSPWQESTGTFVSPTLSFSPSIHNLPRTRLSFDLSQSDSVEVPHNFLASPEPEDVSPANGTSPQRDMDEQKDEDKFPFTSYPKEPTVTMGQELRTELEIEETVLNEVVAMNCGGQIVVEGDDQEEFWGRAQEVQKRKTLVASLPLSAASGRNDQGNTSSDDDMEHYFDFSRTVVSCAGSKDLPKSPTSTSSRNMAQLDGIDDGTESDASISTSDDPHKVDGSGQKNPTKNLVNSGVTKLETFSNTTSLLNQNPKVPPNFKHKDSSSLTISSTISKPIDTFQNPPGTSKQISMGLDLAQMPVVSAHQVGNRKQENVLPTLEGVPNLLSEGPESLCSEGFLKNSCLGFPPRKPVLETINKNIQQPEPSKPLKSKSDSNYLMASAEPSVIGNHITGNLTSNSPDDVRDSQSLSGKCPQGPSDSLQVSSIFPSLTQTSLTSITIQPVNPSQDSNIEQRDTLSNTIADGGLTPTVLRVAPQREPLVSGTHVQAETSGSIVLSMPSTQAQPLGSTAVTIVSSSASLSCIPGVSLPATTLVQTNSSPVILNGYNSSSVQKEALSGHTISINFSTPRPALEPQQPVISPVLPGHAILTVKEVGGPNVDATPHVLLVNRLGQIFVKNPDSNTFQLPNPNAPSFNCVTQIASLLQSNALSTTLAAAGNMSTQPSGTSIISTASTIAVSSEQNPSTISQLLTHNSNGALSSINAKKPKKNAKKPKDEPASEKKKTKKKKECSSLKKSKSSKTVDQSNLPTKSSNTSPAESAEAIINQAMASNFTPKWSGLRTLNSPSLVLPPGLLNEPEPVAPYPKTAPTPTSRPRTHVRMKRVSSLSDRIVTKKSKVDFLASEPISDDECKRPSVQSVFSRASGVRIKTPTVKGILNLDELKQEYQSDSENSGCENWDFMSRGECGKQQALESVGHATFIDWKKYSGAGSASEDDSVLSDDEEECLPNKDQPHLCFQIRSDDGFSVEADTIEVAWKAVIDGVQEARAIAKLRPLVFRRLTGARMLGLIHDAVVFLLEQLEGAHHCQHHEFRFFKQFNQEDDLPVNPTGCARSELYLRKSTFDMFNFLASQHRQLPDIGSYDDEEDDVLLKSTRRATSLELPMAMRFRHLERTSKEAVGVYRSAIHGRGLFCKRNIDAGEMVIEYAGIVIRSVLTDKREKYYDGKGIGCYMFRIDDFDVVDATMHGNAARFINHSCEPNCYSRVINVEGRKHIVIFALRKIYRGEELTYDYKFPIEDASNKLNCNCGARRCRRFLN, encoded by the exons ATGATGGCGGCAGCGGGATGCGGATCAGCAACCGCGGCTGCCGGAGGAGGCCAAGGTGGAACCGCTACAGCCAGAGGTCGTTTTCCCGGTCGGCCTTGGTCATCTCGTAGTCGTTTGCGCTCCGAGAAGCGCTGGCAACTCGGGCGCTCAGGCTCAGAAGCTGATGATGTGACTTACGGAGGGCCAAGGCCCGCAAACCTGGTTGTATCGTTAAACGAAGACCAGTCTCACTTGCGCTTACTTGGAATAGAGGCGAGCCACAAGACCCTTGGCCAAGCTGGGTACAGCTCTAGTGGGAGTGAAGAG ggtgaTGACTTCCAAGGTTTTGAAGCTCTTAGGAAAAGGTCTAAAGGAGTACCAGGGTCTCGAAAAAACCCTTCAAAAG GCAATGGCAACACAAAGTCTAAACGACAAAAGGAGAAGGCAGTGCCTGTTACACCAGTTGAAAACGTAGATGTTTGTTCTCCTGATCCTGTTAAAGAGGAACCTTTGGTGGTGGAGAATCCCACTGTATCTTCCAAATCAGAACCCGCCAAGGGTTCCAGGAAGCGTTCTAAAGTCAAGAACATTGTGGATCCAGAGCTGACCAAAGAGGTAGCGCTGTCACCTGCACCGAGGATTACAATAAAATTGGTGgcgaaaaagaaaattaaaagagTAAAGGATCCTCGTGAGAAGTCTATCAAGAAGATGAAGCTAAAAGGAATTATGGCAAAACCCCAAGAAGAAAACATTCAAGATGAAAACATTGCTACTGCCCATGTTAAATTAAAAGCAAAACCACCTGAGGAGGTTGGAGACAATAAAGAAGCAGTTTCTTTACCTGAACGGAGACGTGGACGATCAGCTTCAAAAGAGACGGTATCACCTGGCATTTCTGTATCTCAAGTTATGGCTGCTGACCAGAAATTACAAGGGGGGAAATCAACATCTAAAGCTGAGACATTAAAAGAGACTGTTGAAGTAAAGACAAAAACACAGTCAAAACGTAATCAAGCCGTTCGCCGAAGCAACAGAGTCACTAACATGCTTCCGCAACCTGTCATGGAAATTGCTGCTGAAACAGTAAATCCAGTCAAAAGCGAAAACATTGTTATAAAGCCAAAAGTGTCCAGAAAGGCTAAGACAAATGTTTCCATGAAGAGGGGGGGCAGGCAAAGTAAAAGGTTAAACAAGGATGCTACAGTCCAAAATAACCAAAGTCCCCCCTTCACTGAGTCTGAGCTGTTAACCGGACAACCCAGCCACAGGTTGCCTTTAAGCGAAGAGAGGAGGGTACCGAGTTTGAAGTTTACAAAAATGAGGAACCCCAAATATGATGCCCAGTCCAGCGGGAAGTCAACTCGAAAAAAGAAGCGAAAAAAATTTATCTGGACTTTATCATTAGTTAAGATAGTGTGTCAGAACCAGCCTGCTGAAAATGCTGTCAAGCTACCTGATAGTGTTGAAGAGATTTCTGAAGTGGGCCTGTCCACTGTAAATGACACTGTCGTTGACAAGAGCTTGATGGAGATGGAGCAGTCGTTAAAATTGGACAATACGGCTCCACAGGAGAATATCATTAAAGGCATTGAAGAGAAAGACTGCCATTACAAGGCAGATGGAGCATTTGAGAAAATGTCTACTTTACAAGTGGAAGTTAGGCACGATGGAAAAGAAAGTTCTTCTCAAGAGGTTGTTCAGCTGGATTGTGGGAAAGTTGTCCCAcctttccaaataaaaaagctCTCCTCTCCTGGCAAACATAAGAAATCCAAGACATCTTTTTTGGTTCACCAAGTTAGCCCAGTGCCTGAAAAGAAAGACGATGCTACAAAGGAACTAGTCAAAGTTCAAGAGGACAAAGATAAAGCCCCGTCTCCAGAGTCGGATCCCCTTCCAACCAGGACATTACGAAAAAGAACATTAAGTGTTGATTCGACTCAAAAATTGCCTGTAGCTCGCAAATCTGTGGCAACGCCACGGAAGCGACGGTTGAGAACACGCCCCCAAGATGAAAATTTACCGGAGGTGGTTGTGGAAGCACCTGATCAGGTTCCATCAGAAGAATCCAAGTCACAAATTCCCTGTGAAAACTCCCCACTGgaaacaaatataaattctTTGCCGGAATCTAGCATCATCTCTGAACCACTCCCGGGGGATTCTGAACAGATAACCGATGCTCCTCAAGCTGTGCCTGTTGAAACATCGCCACAGAAAGAGAAGGAGGACAAACCCCAAATTAATAAGGCCAAACCATTGCGCGTGCCTTCTAAACCCAAGAGACGTAACAATAATTCATTTGGGAAAAAGAGGTCAGCTAAAAAGAGGAAGGCTGTTGTAGCTAAAGCTAGTACTGTGATTACTGACTTGGTCAATGTTCAATCTGAAACTGCACAAATTCAGCAGAAGGAAGACCATTCTTTAATAATAGAATCAAGCCAGCCCAAGGAAAAAGAAAGTTTAGAGCCTGAGGGAAATCAGGTCACTGTGTCCACGGAGGTAGAGCCAAAACACACACCTGTAAAAGAGGAAACGGACATTCAATTGATAGACTGTCAGCCACCTTTGGCTTTGGAAACTCAACCAAGTGATCCAAACACATGCTTGCATAAGAAACcccacaaaaaagggaaaaagaggCGTAAAATTCTAATTGGGCAGCGTCAAAAGCACAGGAACCGGAACACAGATGGGAAATTTGCTCCTTTCGACGAGTCAGAAGATATGACAACAATTGAAGAGAACATTTCCATCCCATCAGAAATTAACACGTCAGCCTCTGGTCGTAAACTTGTTGGCGtgcagaaaaaatacaaaaagagacCTTCAATTCAGTTGGACTCTAAAGGGCCACAACCAGAGTCGATCCTTTCAACGCTGATAGAAATTGGAATTAACAAAGATGGCAGCGATTTGAAAGAGGAAGAAACTGACTCGTTTGGGGATGGCACACAAGCAGATGCCGTTGACGTGCCATCTGGTAAAACAAAGTTTGCCAAAAACATCAAACACTTTATAATGCCTGTTGTAAGTGCTAGATCCTCTCGAGTCATCAAGACCCCCCAAAGATTTATGGATGATGTTGGGATGTCCATGTTGCCCCGTAGGAACTCCCCTAAGAAAGGTTTGCAACTGGGCTTGCAAATACGAACTGGTAAGAGGAGAGACGATGGGACGGGACAACCCCTTTCTCCCAGTCTACCTGTTGATGATGAGGAAATAGCCCAACTCGATCTTGACTTGTTTTCATCAGACGATCTGGATGATACAGACGACATAACCGACGGTCTCTTTTCCGAGGCAAAAGGTGTCAAAATGGAACAGAGGAGCTCTCTGTTAAAGGACTCTACTTTGAAGTGGGATCTGCCTGCAGAGTTGACAGAGGAAATTTTCGCCATGGACAAGACTCCAGAGAACCAATCTGAAGATATCTTTTTGCCTCCTCCAGTTGATAAACCCCGAGAAGTCTTTTCTTCTGGTCTTTTAGATCATCAGAAAAAGACTTCCCCAATAAAGTTTAATAAACAAGCAGCCCACTTTAAGATTTATCAACGGCTGAACAGATTGCACAAAGGACTTCCCCAGAGCAAAAGTGTGACAGATATGGAAAGTAGTAAATCTCTCCAGTCGCCTGTTGATTTAGCCGAGGGACTTGATGATGAGGCAATGAGCATTAGTCTGAGACAACGTGACACAGACCTTGTGAAGGAAAAATCCAAGCTCAAGATCGAAGACCTAGGCACACCAGGAGTTGTGAGAAAAGTTTGTATAAAAGCTACCAAGTCTAGGTTGCTCGCTGATCGGGATAGTGAAAAACCAGAACCGGCCACAAAGGATTCTGTTGAGGTTCCTTCAG ccAAACTGGATGCAATGAAGGAGTCAGTCATATCTAAAGATGACCATCCTGTTTCTGTGGGAAAAGGACCTTCTCAGAGAGCACGTCTTACTGGAGCAAATAAAAGAATGTTTAACCTGCTGAGAAAAGCCAAAGTTCAACTGATGAAGATTGACCAGCAGAAACAGATGAAGTCTTCAGGG CTGTTATCTGGACCTACTGGCGTCCGATCGAGAAACTTGACCTCTCAGAGACAAAGGAGGAAGCAGAGGATGCACCCTGAGACCGATGTTTCAATCAAGACTGAGCCACCTCAAGGACAA CCACAACTCATCTCGCCGCTGTGCCAAGAATTCCGTCAGGCCGGAGGTCCACGTATTAAGCACGTGTGCCGCGCTGCTTCCGTGGTGCTTGGACAGCCTCGGGCCTTGGTACCAGATGACATTCCCAGGCTCAGCGCTCTGCCTCTGCACGAAAGAACAGGCATCTCTCCATCTGCTGTGATCAAGG ATGTCGCGGATGGCTCTCTATCAGAATCAGACGGTCCTGATTTCTCAGATTCAAAAGTCACCAAGGTCAAGAGGACCTCCGGCTTTGTGAAACGAAAAGGTCTCGGGCCTTTCGGCTATCGCTCTCGGAGATGTGGTGTATGTAAAGGTTGCAACCATGAAGAGGATTGTGGAAGCTGCATAAACTGTTTGGACAAACCCAAGTTTGGTGGTCCCAACACCAAACGACAGTGTTGTGT CTACAAGAGATGCGATCAAATTGAAGAAAGGAAAGCTCGCAGATTAAGCGGAAGAACTGCACCCAAAG GCCCCAAACGAGGGCGATCCTCTTTTAGTGGAGGACATTCAAGTAATGATGAAGGGCTAGAGGGAGTGGCAGATTCGCCCTCTGGCCTCCAAGCTGACAGTAACAGTCCGTCTCTGAGAAAGCAGCCAAAGCGTGTTGTAAAACCGCGTGTGTACTTTGACCTGGTGGACTATGAGTCAGATTTGGATGAGAAGGACCTCAACTCAGCCTCACCAGCCAGAAGGAGAGGAAATGGGTCTCGTTTGTGTACAG ACTTTGTTTCATTGGATGGATTCCTTGGGGATTTATCGGATGATGAGATCCGGCATCGGAAATCGAGCTCACATCGTGTGCCATCTGTTAGGCGCAAACCTGAGAAG GGTTCAGCGTTGTTTGAGGAAACGCCTCCAAGTGTCCTGGCTGCCATCGCTAATGGATTTGAGCAGAGGGAGGTGGAGTCTTCCAAGCCCAATCATAAAATACGGGTGGATTTCAAg gaGGACTGTACCTTGGAGAATGTTTGGAACATGGGTGGTTTAAGTATCCTGACCTCTTCACCCAACATGCCACCTCACGTGTGCCTTCTCTGTGCCAGTAAAGGGCAGCACGAA atgttGCATTGCCAAGTGTGCTGTGAGCCCTTCCACTGGTTTTGCCTTGAAGAGGCAGAGCGCCCCTCAGTGGAAAACAAGGAAAACTGGTGCTGTCGTCACTGCAAATTTTGCCATGTGTGTGGCAGGAAAAACAAGCAATCAAAG CCTTTGTTGGAGTGTGAAAGATGTCAAAACTCTTATCATGCTTCCTGTCTTGGACCAAATTatccaaagcaaaacaaaaagaggAAAGCTTGG gTTTGTATGACATGCATCAGGTGTAAGAGTTGTGGCGTTACGCCTGGGAAGAGCTGGGACATTGACTGGAATCACGATGAAGGACTCTGTCCAGACTGTTCAAATCTGTTCGAACAGG GTAACTATTGCCCAATCTGTTTCAAGTGCTATGAGGACACTGACTATGACAGTCAGATGATGCAGTGTGGTACTTGTAACCACTGGGTACATGCCAAGTGTGAGGATCTCACAG ATGAACTATATGAGATCCTGTCCAGCCTTCCAGAGAGTGTGGTATATTCATGCCGGCCATGTAGTGTGACACAGCCCAGTGCCTGGAGAGAACTGCTCTACATTGAGCTGCGATCTGGAATAGAGAAAGTTCTCGCCTGCTTACTGTCTTCCACCCTCACCCAGCACCTTGTTACCTGCTCTCAT TGTGAAAAGATGGCGGGGCCTGATAGTGGAGTTGAAGGACGACCTGCCTGTGACCTCCGAGCTGTGGGCAAAAAGTTTGACAAAGGCGTTTATACAACATTG aaaatgttCCATGAAGATGTAGTTCAAGTAATTAGAAAGAGGCTTGAACAAGAACAACACCTCCCAGAAGAACAAAGACCCACAGCCCTGGCACGCTCGTACTATTTAAAA ctacTTGAAGAAGTCTTCAATTGGTTCAACAGTCAAGACCCCAAAGTTTGGAACTCATGTACCAAAACATTGCCAAT GGGGATGCTGTCACACGCTGTTCACCCTCCTACTACAGAGCACGTGTATGCTCAATGGCAGGAGCGGGAGGAGCTACTATCTAGAACATCTTTGGAGCGTCTTCATGATGACGACAGTCAAAGTTTAGACGAAAGGAAAGATGAGGTGGCTCCTCCAATGTCTGCTGAGCACATGACTTGGAAACATTTCAAATCAAGCAGTGCCTTTCGGCACAAGTTAAAAG GAAAAAGGGGAAGGTTTTCAAAAGCGGACTTGGATACAGGCTGGTCAAAGGATGATGAAAGGCAGTGCTCCTTGTGCCAAAAATTTGGAGACCGTAAACCCAAT gatgcaGGCAGGTTGTTGTACCTGGGCCAGAATGAGTGGGCTCATGTTAACTGCTCTCTGTGGTCAGCTGAAGTTTTTCAAGAGGACAATGGTGCTTTACTACATGTCCACAGTGCTGTCACAAGGGGTCGCTTGATG CGGTGTGAACGATGCAACCAAACGGGTGCCACAGTTGGCTGTTGCCTGACTTCTTGTCAGAGCAACTATCACTTCATGTGTGCGCGGTCTCGGCATTGTGTATTCCAAGATGACAAGAAGGTCTACTGCCACAAGCACAAGCATCTCATCAGTGGAAAG GTAATTACCGGGCAGGACTTTGAAGTAAATCGACGGGTATATGTGGATTTTGAAGGAATCAGCCTCCGGAGAAAGTTCCTCACTGGATTGGAGCCAGAGTTAATTAATGTTATGATTG GTTCTTTACAAATTGATAGACTTGGTGTCCTGTCAGAACTTTCAACAAACAAAGGAAAGCTATTCCCTGTGGGATTTCA GTGTTCTCGATGGTATTGGAGTACTTTGAATCCACtgcaaaaatgcaaatacacATGCACAGTCCGTGAAGTCCAACCTTTAATACCAGAGAAACCCATTGAGGAGATGCCAGATCAAGGAGACAATCACACCATTGAGCACAACCCTTGTCCATTACCTG AATCTGAAACCCGAGAGACAGATGCATATCAACTGCAGCCCCAAACCGAGGAAACTTTTGTTCAAAGTACAAAAGCAGAACACGGAGTAAAGCCAAAGATTCCCACCTACCCACAAACCAGGAGACCAGCTGGAGGACTTTCTCGACCGTTGCCTTCCCCAG GAGCAAATCCAATAAAACCTCACCACATATTAACAGTAAGTGATCTGGAGGAGACCAGAAGGGCTCGACGCCACAACCCCCACACACAGACGACAGGCCTACGTAGTAGCGTGCCTCCTCCCCTAGGACCCTCAACTGGACCAATCACTCTTCGTGGGAAATCTTCTCTTCCAGCTTCCCCGCTTTTCTCCAATGCTACTTCAGACATCCTTATAAGTTCTTCACCAGTCCGGCCAATTGGGGGCAGAAGTACTTCCTCACTGCGTTGCCCTGGTAACGCAAAAACCCATTGTGcgtcatctttttttccccagtcgCCCTGGCAGGAGAGTACAGGAACATTTGTGTCGCCAACTTTGTCTTTCTCTCCATCCATCCACAATTTACCTAGGACACGATTGTCTTTTGATCTCAGCCAATCAGATTCTGTCGAAGTGCCTCACAATTTCTTGGCATCACCAGAACCGGAAGATGTATCCCCTGCAAATGGCACTTCACCTCAGAGAGACATGGATGAACAGAAAGATGAAGACAAATTTCCCTTTACTTCATATCCCAAGGAACCCACCGTAACTATGGGACAGGAGTTGAGGACAGAATTGGAGATTGAAGAGACAGTTCTGAACGAGGTTGTGGCTATGAATTGTGGTGGACAAATAGTGGTGGAAGGGGATGATCAGGAAGAATTTTGGGGTCGTGCACAAGAGGTACAGAAAAGAAAGACTCTTGTTGCAAGTCTTCCACTGTCTGCAGCATCAGGGAGGAACGACCAGGGCAACACCTCCTCAGATGATGATATGGAGCATTACTTTGACTTCTCTCGGACTGTTGTTAGCTGTGCTGGGTCGAAAGATCTTCCCAAATCTCCCACATCTACTTCTTCCCGAAACATGGCTCAACTGGATGGTATAGATGATGGAACAGAGAGTGATGCCAGCATCTCCACGAGTGATGATCCTCACAAAGTTGATGGTTCcggccaaaaaaatccaaccaaGAACCTAGTTAACAGTGGTGTCACCAAATTGGAAACATTTTCCAACACCACTTCACTTCTGAATCAGAACCCAAAAGTGCCACCCAATTTCAAGCACAAGGATTCCTCATCTCTGACAATTTCATCTACAATCAGCAAACCCATTGACACATTTCAGAATCCTCCAGGAACCTCAAAACAGATCAGCATGGGATTAGATTTGGCACAGATGCCCGTGGTCTCTGCTCACCAAGTGGGTAACAGAAAACAGGAAAATGTTCTTCCTACTCTTGAGGGTGTCCCTAATTTATTGTCAGAGGGCCCTGAGAGTCTCTGTTCCGAGGGGTTTCTAAAGAATTCTTGTCTTGGGTTTCCCCCCAGAAAACCTGTATTAGAAACGATTAATAAAAATATCCAGCAGCCTGAACCATCTAAGCCCTTGAAGTCAAAATCTGACAGCAACTACCTTATGGCATCAGCTGAGCCTTCTGTGATTGGGAACCACATAACAGGTAACTTGACGTCAAATTCCCCTGACGATGTGCGGGATTCTCAAAGCTTAAgtggaaaatgtcctcaagGACCTTCAGACTCTCTTCAAGTCTCTTCCATTTTTCCGAGTCTCACACAGACCTCTCTCACAAGCATTACAATACAGCCTGTAAATCCATCACAAGACTCAAACATTGAGCAAAGGGACACCTTGTCTAACACAATTGCTGATGGAGGCCTGACTCCCACTGTGCTCAGAGTTGCACCCCAACGTGAACCGTTGGTATCAGGGACACATGTCCAAGCAGAAACCTCTGGCAGTATCGTGTTATCCATGCCTTCCACACAGGCACAGCCTTTGGGTTCGACAGCAGTGACCATTGTGTCTTCCTCTGCTTCATTATCCTGTATTCCTGGAGTTAGTCTACCCGCTACAACACTAGTCCAAACCAACTCATCCCCAGTCATTTTAAATGGCTATAACTCTTCATCTGTCCAGAAGGAGGCTTTATCTGGTCACACCATCTCAATAAACTTTTCTACTCCAAGACCTGCTTTGGAACCACAGCAGCCAGTGATATCTCCTGTTCTACCTGGTCACGCAATTCTTACTGTGAAAGAAGTTGGAGGTCCAAATGTGGATGCTACACCTCATGTTTTGTTGGTAAACCGCCTTGGGCAAATCTTTGTAAAAAACCCAGACAGTAACACATTCCAGTTGCCGAATCCTAATGCTCCGTCCTTTAACTGTGTAACTCAGATCGCTAGTCTTTTGCAAAGTAATGCACTGTCTACCACACTAGCAGCGGCAGGAAACATGTCAACTCAACCTTCTGGAACAAGTATAATATCAACCGCGTCCACAATAGCTGTTAGTTCTGAGCAGAACCCTTCCACAATTTCACAGTTGCTTACTCACAATAGCAATGGGGCTTTGTCTTCGATCAATGCCAAAAAGCcaaaaaagaatgcaaaaaagCCCAAAGATGAACCTGcttcagaaaagaaaaaaaccaagaaaaagaaagaatgcagttcattaaaaaaatccaagtccTCCAAGACAGTTGACCAGTCCAATCTGCCAACAAAGAGTTCAAACACATCTCCCGCAGAGAGTGCCGAAGCAATTATCAACCAAGCAATGGCAAGTAACTTCACCCCTAAGTGGAGTGGGCTTCGGACACTCAATTCTCCCTCACTGGTTTTACCCCCTGGGCTACTCAATGAGCCTGAACCTGTAGCGCCATACCCTAAGACTGCACCCACTCCGACATCCCGCCCTCGGACCCATGTTCGCATGAAAAGAGTGTCTTCACTTTCTGACCGTATCGTCACGAAGAAGTCAAAAGTGGATTTCCTAGCATCTGAGCCTATCAGTGATGACGAGTGCAAACGACCAAGTGTACAGAGTGTCTTCAGCAGAGCTTCCGGAGTTCGCATTAAGACTCCCACTGTAAAAGGAATACTTAACTTGGATGAGTTAAAGCAGGAGTATCAAAGTGATTCTGAAAACTCTGG ttgtGAAAACTGGGACTTTATGTCTCGGGGTGAATGCGGCAAGCAGCAGGCTTTGGAATCAGTGGGTCACGCCACCTTCATTGACTGGAAGAAATACTCTG